From Acidaminococcus timonensis, the proteins below share one genomic window:
- a CDS encoding DUF805 domain-containing protein, protein MKICPKCHKIYEDSQNFCSIDGTELELTPVSQAMRSGGQQPEDAAQPAQEVQPETETRQEQQQQNRYQYRPTSDPSFGARLQANIPDANTWKPMYFSFDGRLSRGDFVCRWLLLVLCAVVVSLLCGVISILAPLGILAFIALCVAQISISVRRLHDRGHSGLWLFVCVIPAANLLMFLYLLFAAGQPGVNEYGAAE, encoded by the coding sequence ATGAAGATCTGTCCCAAATGTCATAAGATCTATGAAGACAGCCAGAACTTCTGTTCCATTGACGGAACGGAGCTGGAACTGACCCCGGTGAGCCAGGCTATGCGCAGTGGTGGGCAGCAGCCGGAAGATGCAGCACAGCCTGCACAGGAAGTACAGCCGGAAACGGAAACCCGGCAGGAACAGCAGCAACAGAACCGGTACCAGTATCGTCCCACCAGCGATCCCAGCTTTGGTGCCCGGCTGCAGGCCAATATCCCCGATGCCAATACCTGGAAGCCCATGTATTTTTCCTTTGACGGACGGTTGAGCCGGGGAGATTTTGTGTGCCGGTGGCTGCTGCTGGTGCTGTGCGCTGTGGTGGTGAGCCTGCTGTGCGGCGTCATTTCCATCCTGGCACCCTTGGGGATCCTGGCTTTCATTGCTTTGTGTGTGGCCCAGATTTCCATTTCGGTGCGGCGGCTCCATGACCGGGGACACAGCGGTCTGTGGCTGTTTGTGTGCGTCATTCCCGCAGCCAACCTGCTCATGTTCCTGTACCTGTTGTTCGCTGCCGGCCAGCCGGGTGTGAATGAATATGGAGCAGCGGAATAA